The genomic DNA CTTTTACAAAGTAAATTCCATCAGAAAATTCAGATAAATTAACTGTTTCTTGTAGCTTGTTGGTTATGATGTTTTTAACAATAGCTCCAATACTATTGTATATTAAAATAGTGCTTCTATCGCCTAAATGGTATAGGTTAATAGAGAAGGTTTTGTTGTTAGCAGGATTTGGATAAAGTGTAAAAGAATTTTCAGGTAGTTTATGATCTTTTACATCAAGAGCTAAAGATTCTATAGAAACTTCCCAAGCTCCTCGTCCGTATGTAGCTGCTCTAAGTTTATTAGAAGGATAATGTATTTCAATATCGTTTACAATAACATTTGGTAACCCTTGGCCTAATCTAGTCCAATCACCTGAAGTATTGGTTCGGTAGTAAACCCCCAAATCAGTTGCTAAAAATAATTCATCATCTGAGCTTCCTGTTCTATAAATTATTTTATGACAAGGGATATTAGGTAAAGCACCTGTAATATTTATCCAGTTGATTCCTCCATCTACAGATTTGAATACTTTTGAAGGAGTATATTTTGAATATGTTATATAAATTTCGTTTGGTTTAGTAGGGTGAATTGCTACACTTTTTACACTTCCTACTTGTGGTAAATTAACAGAGCTCCAAGTAGCACCTCCATCGATTGTTTTTTTAACTTCGCTATCGCTAGTTACATAAATGATATCAGGATTTGATGGAGAAATTTCAATAGCTGAAATGTCTCCGTTTATACCAGAGTTTAAATTAATCCAGTTATCTCCCCTATTAGTTGATTTATAAATATCTCCAAAACCACCAAAAATAGTAGAAGGAGTTGTAGGGTGTATTTCTAATTGCCAAACAAAAGGAGCTCCTCCAGGGGTGTTTACTACTTGAGCAGGAGTAGCAAAGCCGTCTAAAGTTCTACGAAGATGTCCGCTCTGGCTACAGGTCCAAGCAATATTAGAATTGGAATAATCCCAAATACCTTCCACTCCATCAGACTCTGTATTTTCGCCTTTAAACTGTGGGTTTCCTTGGTAAATTGAAATGTCATTGTCTTGTGCACCCATAATCAATAAATTAGGATCTCTAGGAGTTCCAGAAATAGTATAGTATTGAGTGATACCTAAGCCAGAAGAAATATCTTCCCAAGGCCTATCTAAAGAAGCATTTCCTTTATAAACACCACCATCATTTAAAGAATAAGCTATGTTAGTTCCTGGTTTAAATACCATTTCATGGTGGTCTGAGTGTACATAAAAATAAGGCCTTCCTGCTCGCCAATACCCATCTAAATATTTCTCCCAATTAAGACCTCCTCTTTTAGACCTCCAGCCTTCTACACCTCCTATCAATACTAAATTTTCATCTACAGGAGAAATTGCTATCGCCATATTATAACCTCTTTGGGCATTAAAATTTCTATTAACTCTTGATTTTTGTTGCCATGAAATACCTTCATCTGTAGTACTATCAACAGATCCATCTTCGTCCAATACCAAAATTAAGTTAGGATTAGCAGGAGTCAATGCAAATTCGATCCTTATGCCATGACCATTTTTAAACAAGTCCCAGTTGTCACCATTATCATAGGAGAGATATAATGCCCCGTCACTAGAAGCATATATGGTAGTTTCACTTCCGTATTTATATTGAATATCATTAAAATAATTTTCATTAACTCCTAAGTTTAAAACATCCCTCCAGGTATCTCCACCGTCCGTTGATTTTTTAATACTGTTTTTAGTTGTTGCTAAAATTGTATCAGGATTTCGTGGATCTATTAGCAATTTACTGATTGTATTATTCTCTGTCAATAGGAAATTTAAGCCAGTTAAATTCCAGGTATCTCCGCCATCTATTGATTTTAAAACACCTATAGATCGATTATCTCTACCATCAAAATCTCCAGTAGCAACATATAAAATATTAGGATTTACAGGATTTATAGCAATATGAGATACTCCCATATTAGGAAAACCATCTCCTTTAGGTTCCCAAGTGTTACCGCCATCTGTAGTTTTCCATACACCTCCTGCGGGGCTTCCAACATACATGATATTGTCATCATTTGGATGAAAAACAAGAGTATTTAATCTTCCTATTCCTGTTCCTGCATAAATAGGTGTGCTTGGGGTAGGGGGAAGCAAAGGGCCGATAAAAGACCAATTAGGAATATTATTATTTACCGAAGAGTGGCGTTTGTTTTCTTGTAACCAAGCATTGTAATTGAGAGAAGGAGCAGGGAAGCTTCCATCAGGTAGTACTCTATCCTTCCAAAAATAAGCCCAACGTTCAAACTGTTTGAGTTGTTTTTTACTTTTACGGTCTGTGTTTTTCTTTAATCTTTTTAAAGATTTTCTATTGGCACGAGCAATATCATGATAATTGCTGTTTTTTTGAAATATTGCATTTCTCCAATCATGATCTTGTGCTTGTATAAGGAAAGAAGAGAATAGAAGGGCTCCCAATACAATGGTAAATTTAGTTTTCATTTTAAATATGCTGTATGATAAGTATTCTTAAATTAGGTGCTATGGTGTTGTAAAACACTATTAAGACCAATTCAAAATTAGCTAAAAATACTATTGAAAATGCGCAGGGTACAAAAATTAGTTAGATATAACTAAAGCAGCTTTTTTTTAATACTTTTCTTAAAAAAAGCTATCAAAAATAATGGTTGTTTACACTTAAGACTTATTTTGATAGCTTTTTATTCAATGAAGAGGTAGCAGTTAAATAATCTCCATTTTTTTTAATAAAAAAGAAGCATTCATGTTTTTACAAATGCCTTTTTTAAAGGTGTAATCAAAATGTAATTCATCATTAACAATCTCAGCATCAAAATAATAATTTTCAATCTCAGAAAACGCGTCAGCTAAATCGCATAAACTGATATCATGCGTAGCAATAATTCCGGTAGATTTAGAAGCGCTTAATTTTTCCACAAACTTCTTAGAACCAATAGCTTTATCTTTGCTATTAGTGCCTTTTAAGATTTCATCAAGAATAATAAAATAATCTTCTGTTTTAATTTGATTTACAATGAATTTTAAACGCTTTAATTCAGAATAGAAATAAGAGGCATCATCTGTTAACGAGTCCGAAGTTCTCATGCTTGTTATTAACTTAATAGGGCGGTAAATAAACTCTTTACCACAAACAGGGAGCCCACAATTAGCCATTATAATAGCTAAGGAAATGGTTCTAAGAAAAGTACTTTTTCCTGCCATATTAGCTCCTGTGATAATAAAAAACTGCTCTTTATCAATAATGAAATTATTATCAATTCGCTTTTCGGTATTTAATAAAGGATGCCCTAGTTGAGTAGTTTTAATTACCGATTTGACATGCGATATTTCTGGGAAAGTATAATTAGGATGATTATAAGCGAAGTTTGCTAATGAATTTTGAGCGTCAAAAAAAGTAACAACCTCAAACCATTTTTCTACTGTATGGCGGTATTTTGTAATCCATTTTTCAGTTTTACAAGAATTATTTAGATCCCATAAAAACAAGGCATTTCCTATAAGCGCAATCAATAGATTATTTCTTTGATCAAAGGCGTCCAATATTTTAGCAAATTCCTTGAATATGAGAGAAGCTTTTTTATTTTCTGATTGAATAACTACTTGTTTTTCCTGTAAGATTTTAGAAGTAAAATTTTCATTTTCTATTTCATTTAATAATTCATGATATTGTTTAAAGGTTTCTCTTACTTTGTCAGTTTCTGTATATAGCCCTTGTATTTTTTTTACATAAATTCCAGTCACAGTCAGCCCTATAAAAAACCAAAGGAGAAATAAGGAAAAAGAAACTATTTGAAAAGAGAGTAAGCCTATCAAGA from Tenacibaculum maritimum NCIMB 2154 includes the following:
- a CDS encoding T9SS type A sorting domain-containing protein; translation: MKTKFTIVLGALLFSSFLIQAQDHDWRNAIFQKNSNYHDIARANRKSLKRLKKNTDRKSKKQLKQFERWAYFWKDRVLPDGSFPAPSLNYNAWLQENKRHSSVNNNIPNWSFIGPLLPPTPSTPIYAGTGIGRLNTLVFHPNDDNIMYVGSPAGGVWKTTDGGNTWEPKGDGFPNMGVSHIAINPVNPNILYVATGDFDGRDNRSIGVLKSIDGGDTWNLTGLNFLLTENNTISKLLIDPRNPDTILATTKNSIKKSTDGGDTWRDVLNLGVNENYFNDIQYKYGSETTIYASSDGALYLSYDNGDNWDLFKNGHGIRIEFALTPANPNLILVLDEDGSVDSTTDEGISWQQKSRVNRNFNAQRGYNMAIAISPVDENLVLIGGVEGWRSKRGGLNWEKYLDGYWRAGRPYFYVHSDHHEMVFKPGTNIAYSLNDGGVYKGNASLDRPWEDISSGLGITQYYTISGTPRDPNLLIMGAQDNDISIYQGNPQFKGENTESDGVEGIWDYSNSNIAWTCSQSGHLRRTLDGFATPAQVVNTPGGAPFVWQLEIHPTTPSTIFGGFGDIYKSTNRGDNWINLNSGINGDISAIEISPSNPDIIYVTSDSEVKKTIDGGATWSSVNLPQVGSVKSVAIHPTKPNEIYITYSKYTPSKVFKSVDGGINWINITGALPNIPCHKIIYRTGSSDDELFLATDLGVYYRTNTSGDWTRLGQGLPNVIVNDIEIHYPSNKLRAATYGRGAWEVSIESLALDVKDHKLPENSFTLYPNPANNKTFSINLYHLGDRSTILIYNSIGAIVKNIITNKLQETVNLSEFSDGIYFVKVTNGSKSATKKIMIN
- a CDS encoding MutS-related protein, with product MKNNLLQFYTNEKATFEQKLLTIKKQLLNISIFRFSVFLATAFGIYTTFGIFPDVLLVSFIGIGIFAILIVKHTNLQRQKKLINAKIKINETEIAILQGNYHTLDTGDKFINPNHYYSNDIDLFGEGSFFQYTNRTATKEGQAAFAKLLTANNIQSIPNKQEAIKELANKIRWRQHFHALASLTTHKNNTEDMVKWIHNYTNMFPSFLAFLPIFFSSISFVLIGLLSFQIVSFSLFLLWFFIGLTVTGIYVKKIQGLYTETDKVRETFKQYHELLNEIENENFTSKILQEKQVVIQSENKKASLIFKEFAKILDAFDQRNNLLIALIGNALFLWDLNNSCKTEKWITKYRHTVEKWFEVVTFFDAQNSLANFAYNHPNYTFPEISHVKSVIKTTQLGHPLLNTEKRIDNNFIIDKEQFFIITGANMAGKSTFLRTISLAIIMANCGLPVCGKEFIYRPIKLITSMRTSDSLTDDASYFYSELKRLKFIVNQIKTEDYFIILDEILKGTNSKDKAIGSKKFVEKLSASKSTGIIATHDISLCDLADAFSEIENYYFDAEIVNDELHFDYTFKKGICKNMNASFLLKKMEII